One genomic segment of Mus pahari chromosome 4, PAHARI_EIJ_v1.1, whole genome shotgun sequence includes these proteins:
- the Il12a gene encoding interleukin-12 subunit alpha gives MVNVPTASPSASSSSSQCRSSMCQSRYLLFLATLAFLNYLSLARVIPVSGPARCLSQSQNLLKTTDDMVKTAREKLKHYSCTAEDIDHEDITRDKTSTLETCLPLELHKNESCLATRDASSTTRGSCLPPQKTSLMMTLCLGSIYEDLKMYQTEFQAINAALQNHNHQQIILDKSMLVAIDELMQSLNHNGETQRQNPPVGVADPYRVKMKLCILLHAFSTRVVTINRVMSYLSSS, from the exons ATG GTCAATGTTCCAACCGCCTCACCCTCGGCATCCAGCAGCTCCTCTCAGTGCCGGTCCAGCATGTGTCAATCACGCT ACCTCCTCTTTTTGGCCACCCTTGCCTTCCTAAACTACCTCAGTTTGGCCAGGGTCATTCCAGTCTCTGGACCTGCCAGGTGTCTTAGCCAGTCCCAAAATCTGCTGAAGACCACAGATGACATGGTGAAGACG GCCAGAGAAAAACTGAAACATTATTCCTGCACTGCTGAAGACATCGATCATGAAGACATCACACGGGACAAAACCAGCACACTGGAGACCTGTTTACCACTGGAACTACACAAG AACGAGAGTTGCCTGGCTACTAGAGATGCTTCTTCCACAACA AGAGGGAGCTGCCTGCCCCCACAGAAGACTTCTTTGATGATG ACCCTGTGCCTTGGTAGCATCTATGAGGACTTGAAGATGTACcagacagagttccaggccataaATGCAGCACTTCAGAATCACAATCATCAGCAGATCATTCTGGACAAAAGCATGCTGGTAGCTATTGATGAGCTGATGCAG TCTCTGAATCATAACGGCGAGACTCAGCGCCAGAACCCCCCCGTGGGAGTAGCAGATCCTTACAGAGTGAAAATGAAGCTCTGCATCCTGCTCCATGCCTTCAGCACCCGAGTGGTGACCATCAACAGGGTGATGAGCTACCTGAGCTCTTCCTGA